In Gammaproteobacteria bacterium, the following are encoded in one genomic region:
- the leuB gene encoding 3-isopropylmalate dehydrogenase, whose translation MSDHKKILLLPGDGIGPEVVAEARRVLEALQGGDFNIGFSEGLIGGCAVDADGTPLPDATLEKARAADAVLMGAVGGPQWDTLDRPLRPERGLLRIRAALDLYANLRPVLCFDELAEASTLKPEIVRGLDILIVRELTGGIYFGEPRGVVEEGGQRVGINTERYSESEIERICRSAFEYARVRDRRVCSVDKANVLESSQLWRDTAERVARDYPDCALSHMYVDNAAMQLVRGPGQFDVLVTSNLFGDILSDIGAQLTGSIGMLPSASLNRQGQGLYEPVHGSAPDIAGQGKANPLATILSAAMMLRYSLGRGDLADRVEAAVKRVLADGLRTGDIAGPGEAVLSTAQMGAAVVAALH comes from the coding sequence ATGAGCGATCACAAGAAAATCCTGCTGTTGCCGGGTGATGGTATCGGACCCGAAGTTGTCGCCGAGGCGCGTCGCGTGCTCGAAGCGCTGCAGGGTGGGGATTTCAATATCGGATTCAGCGAAGGCCTGATCGGCGGCTGCGCGGTTGATGCCGACGGCACGCCCTTGCCGGATGCCACGCTGGAAAAGGCGCGTGCTGCCGACGCAGTGCTGATGGGCGCGGTCGGCGGTCCCCAATGGGACACGCTGGATCGTCCACTGCGTCCGGAACGCGGCCTGCTGCGCATTCGCGCGGCGCTGGACCTGTACGCCAATCTGCGGCCGGTGCTGTGCTTCGACGAACTGGCCGAGGCATCGACGCTCAAGCCCGAAATCGTGCGCGGCCTGGACATCCTGATCGTGCGTGAGCTGACCGGCGGCATCTACTTCGGAGAGCCGCGTGGCGTGGTCGAGGAAGGCGGGCAGCGCGTCGGTATCAACACCGAACGCTACAGCGAATCGGAAATCGAACGCATCTGCCGCAGCGCCTTCGAATACGCCCGTGTGCGCGATCGGCGCGTCTGTTCGGTGGACAAGGCGAATGTCCTTGAATCGTCGCAACTGTGGCGTGACACGGCCGAGCGCGTCGCGCGCGACTATCCCGATTGCGCTCTGAGCCATATGTACGTGGACAATGCGGCGATGCAGCTGGTGCGCGGGCCGGGTCAGTTCGATGTGCTCGTGACCTCCAATCTGTTCGGCGACATTCTGTCCGATATCGGCGCGCAGCTCACCGGATCGATCGGCATGTTGCCGTCGGCCTCGCTCAATCGGCAGGGGCAGGGGCTGTACGAGCCGGTTCACGGCAGCGCGCCGGATATCGCGGGTCAGGGCAAGGCCAATCCCTTGGCGACCATACTGTCGGCAGCGATGATGCTGCGCTACAGCCTGGGGCGTGGCGATCTGGCGGATCGCGTGGAAGCGGCCGTGAAGCGCGTGCTGGCGGACGGTCTGCGTACCGGCGATATCGCGGGGCCGGGTGAAGCGGTTCTGTCGACGGCGCAAATGGGCGCCGCCGTGGTCGCAGCGCTTCATTGA
- a CDS encoding aspartate-semialdehyde dehydrogenase has product MSKTYDVAVVGATGAVGEEMLKVLKQRRFPVGKVYAVASARSAGDEVDFGDEELIVEDLATFDFSKVQIGLFSPGAEVSKVYAPKAAAAGCVVIDNTSQFRYDDDVPLVVPEVNPHAIARYKTRGIIANPNCSTIQMLVALKPIHDAVGIERINVATYQSVSGTGKNAIEELATQSAKALSGMDFDRKVYPKQIAFNVLPQIDSFQDNGYTKEEMKMVWETRKIFEDESIMVNPTAVRVPVFFGHSEALHIETRRKITAVEARALFEATPGITVIDEHKDGGYPTAVTEAAHKDAVFVGRIREDISHPRGLNLWVVADNIRKGAALNSVQIAEKLIETYLD; this is encoded by the coding sequence ATGAGCAAGACATACGATGTAGCAGTGGTGGGCGCGACCGGCGCCGTCGGCGAGGAAATGCTGAAGGTGCTCAAGCAGCGCCGCTTCCCGGTGGGCAAGGTCTATGCGGTCGCCTCGGCGCGTTCGGCCGGCGACGAGGTGGACTTCGGTGACGAGGAGCTGATCGTCGAGGATCTCGCGACTTTCGATTTCTCCAAGGTGCAGATCGGTCTGTTCTCGCCGGGTGCCGAAGTGTCCAAGGTTTACGCGCCCAAGGCCGCGGCGGCCGGCTGCGTGGTCATCGACAACACCTCGCAGTTCCGCTACGACGACGACGTGCCGCTGGTGGTGCCCGAGGTCAATCCGCACGCCATCGCCCGCTACAAGACACGCGGCATCATCGCCAACCCGAATTGCTCGACCATCCAGATGCTGGTGGCGCTCAAGCCGATCCACGACGCGGTCGGCATCGAGCGCATCAACGTGGCGACCTATCAGTCGGTTTCCGGCACCGGCAAGAACGCGATCGAGGAACTGGCCACGCAGTCGGCCAAGGCGCTCAGCGGCATGGATTTCGACCGAAAGGTCTATCCCAAGCAGATCGCATTCAACGTACTGCCGCAGATCGACAGCTTTCAGGACAATGGCTACACCAAGGAAGAGATGAAGATGGTCTGGGAAACCCGCAAGATCTTCGAGGACGAGTCGATCATGGTGAACCCCACGGCGGTGCGTGTGCCGGTGTTCTTCGGTCATTCCGAGGCCTTGCACATCGAGACCCGGCGCAAGATCACCGCGGTCGAGGCACGTGCGCTGTTCGAGGCCACGCCCGGTATTACCGTGATCGACGAGCACAAGGACGGCGGCTACCCGACCGCCGTGACCGAAGCCGCGCACAAGGACGCGGTGTTCGTGGGGCGTATCCGCGAGGACATCTCGCATCCGCGTGGTCTGAACCTCTGGGTCGTGGCCGACAACATCCGCAAGGGCGCCGCCCTCAACAGCGTGCAGATCGCCGAAAAACTGATCGAGACCTATCTCGATTGA
- a CDS encoding OmpW family protein produces the protein MKRQLLISATLLGWSSLSLAQDDVPKTFGAGDLVIQAGYFHVDTRDSSGPVRTELRPSPLLTLLGVPEQFTSEGTGLSISSADTPALTAKYFFTDHLSLQLEGGIPADFDIYGYGTVAPPGAAGEVVNADLGDPATNPVASSTQWSPAMILHWNFREPEDAVRPYIGVGAVYTWFTDVELSDNAAEAINSSLGTTLALAAGIPGDTYTTASSSSSVDPVINIGTQVQVTDRWGVSLSASYLPLETTSTIKIKASDGTTLATNKVDIDIHPVVIALLVNYRF, from the coding sequence ATGAAAAGACAATTACTAATCAGTGCGACCCTACTCGGGTGGAGCAGCCTCTCGCTTGCGCAGGACGACGTTCCCAAGACCTTCGGCGCGGGCGACCTTGTTATTCAGGCCGGCTATTTCCACGTCGATACGCGCGATTCGAGCGGCCCGGTGCGCACCGAACTGCGCCCCAGCCCGCTGCTGACTCTGCTCGGCGTGCCCGAGCAGTTCACCTCCGAAGGCACTGGTCTTTCGATCAGCAGCGCCGATACCCCGGCGCTGACGGCCAAGTACTTCTTCACCGATCATCTCTCGCTGCAGCTTGAGGGGGGAATCCCGGCCGACTTCGACATCTACGGCTACGGCACCGTCGCGCCTCCCGGCGCCGCCGGCGAAGTCGTCAACGCCGACCTCGGTGATCCGGCCACCAATCCAGTGGCGTCGTCGACCCAATGGTCGCCGGCGATGATCCTGCACTGGAACTTCCGCGAACCGGAAGATGCGGTCCGCCCTTATATCGGTGTCGGCGCGGTCTACACCTGGTTTACCGACGTGGAGCTTTCCGACAACGCCGCGGAGGCGATCAACTCCAGCCTCGGCACCACACTCGCGCTGGCGGCCGGAATCCCGGGTGACACCTACACCACCGCAAGTTCCTCATCCTCGGTGGATCCGGTGATCAATATCGGCACCCAGGTCCAGGTCACGGATCGCTGGGGCGTCAGCCTCTCGGCCTCGTACCTGCCTCTGGAGACCACGTCCACGATCAAGATCAAAGCCAGCGACGGCACCACGCTGGCGACCAACAAGGTCGACATCGATATCCATCCGGTGGTCATCGCGCTGCTCGTGAACTACCGCTTTTAG
- the leuD gene encoding 3-isopropylmalate dehydratase small subunit: protein MRAFNVVSGKVLPLDRANVDTDAIIPKQYLKSIRKTGFGPFLFDDWRYLDAGTLDIDPATRRPNPDFVLNRPEHAGASILVAQENFGCGSSREHAVWALDGAGFRCVIAPSYADIFFSNCFKNGMLPVVLKQAEVSAILETVRRDPAVQVTVDLPAQQVRLPGGETYGFQIEAGRKRDLIEGLDEIGVTLQKADSIRAYESRRRESAPWLFQ, encoded by the coding sequence ATGAGAGCCTTCAATGTCGTCAGCGGCAAGGTGCTGCCCTTGGACCGCGCCAATGTCGATACCGACGCGATCATTCCCAAGCAATATCTGAAATCGATCCGCAAGACCGGTTTCGGCCCCTTCCTGTTCGATGACTGGCGCTATCTCGATGCCGGTACGCTGGATATCGATCCGGCCACGCGTCGGCCGAACCCGGACTTCGTGCTCAATCGCCCCGAACACGCCGGCGCCAGCATTCTGGTGGCGCAGGAGAATTTCGGTTGCGGGTCCTCGCGCGAACACGCCGTGTGGGCGCTGGACGGTGCCGGATTCCGCTGCGTGATTGCGCCGAGCTACGCCGACATCTTCTTTTCCAACTGCTTCAAGAACGGCATGTTGCCGGTGGTGCTCAAGCAGGCCGAAGTGAGCGCGATCCTGGAAACCGTCCGCCGTGATCCCGCGGTTCAGGTCACGGTCGATCTGCCAGCGCAGCAGGTCCGTTTGCCGGGCGGCGAGACCTATGGTTTCCAGATCGAGGCCGGTCGCAAGCGCGATCTGATCGAAGGCCTGGATGAAATCGGTGTGACACTGCAGAAGGCCGATTCGATTCGTGCCTACGAATCCCGCCGCCGCGAATCCGCGCCGTGGTTGTTCCAGTGA
- a CDS encoding methyltransferase domain-containing protein yields MPEAAGQQWNAEDYARTGRFVADLGVSVLGWLAPKAGERILDLGCGDGVLSERLMAQGCEVLGVDASPEMVAAARSRGVIAEVVDAHELPYRHEFDAVFSNAALHWMKRDHDAVLAGVARALKPGGRFVAELGAAGNVVSMRSALHEALATRGVDAARCDPWMFPTQAEYRARLEAAGFVIDRIERFERPTPLPGDVIGWMTTFARRFLDAVAEAEREAVIQEVREAVRPRLYNSGAWVADYVRLRFAAHIPT; encoded by the coding sequence ATGCCCGAGGCCGCCGGCCAGCAGTGGAACGCGGAGGATTACGCGCGCACCGGACGATTCGTCGCGGACCTCGGCGTCAGCGTGCTCGGCTGGCTGGCTCCAAAGGCCGGTGAGCGCATTCTCGATCTGGGCTGTGGCGATGGCGTGCTGAGCGAACGTTTGATGGCGCAAGGCTGCGAGGTGCTGGGTGTGGATGCCAGCCCGGAGATGGTCGCGGCCGCCCGATCACGCGGTGTCATCGCCGAGGTGGTCGATGCGCACGAGCTGCCGTACCGGCATGAGTTCGACGCGGTGTTTTCGAACGCGGCGCTGCACTGGATGAAGCGCGATCACGATGCCGTACTCGCGGGTGTCGCCCGCGCGCTCAAGCCGGGCGGGCGCTTTGTGGCCGAACTCGGCGCCGCCGGCAATGTGGTTTCGATGCGCAGTGCGCTGCACGAAGCCCTGGCGACCCGCGGCGTCGACGCGGCCCGCTGCGACCCCTGGATGTTCCCGACCCAGGCCGAGTATCGTGCGCGGCTCGAAGCGGCCGGCTTCGTGATCGACCGGATCGAGCGTTTCGAGCGGCCGACCCCCTTGCCGGGTGACGTGATCGGTTGGATGACGACGTTTGCACGGCGTTTTCTCGATGCCGTAGCGGAGGCCGAGCGCGAGGCGGTGATCCAGGAGGTGCGCGAGGCGGTGCGTCCGCGGCTGTACAACAGCGGCGCCTGGGTAGCGGACTACGTGCGGCTGCGTTTTGCCGCCCATATCCCAACATGA
- the leuC gene encoding 3-isopropylmalate dehydratase large subunit: MVVETPRTLYEKIWDAHVVEPLGEGGSDEAALIYIDRHLVHEVTSPQAFDGLRAAGRKPWRISANLAVPDHNVPTFNRAGGIIDPIARAQLAALDENCAEFGITKFELMDVRQGIVHVIGPEQGATLPGMTVVCGDSHTATHGAFGALAFGIGTSEVEHALATQTLVQSKARTMLVRVSGQAGPGVTAKDITLAIIARIGTAGGTGYVIEYAGEAIEDLSMEGRMTLCNMAIEAGARAGLVAVDDKTIDYVHGRPFAPREEHWAPAVAAWRELHSDAGARFDRSVEIDAASIEPQVSWGTSPEMVAPISGRVPDPRTARDPVQAEGWARALKYMDLQASMPISDIRIDKVFIGSCTNSRIEDLRAAAAVVRGRRKADSVKLAMVVPGSGLVKEQAEAEGLDRVFLEAGFEWREPGCSMCLAMNADRLEPGERCASTSNRNFEGRQGAGGRTHLVSPAMAAAAGIAGHFVDVREQESVS; the protein is encoded by the coding sequence ATGGTCGTGGAAACGCCAAGAACGCTGTACGAAAAGATCTGGGACGCGCACGTCGTCGAGCCGCTGGGCGAAGGCGGCAGTGACGAGGCGGCGCTGATCTATATCGACCGTCATCTGGTGCATGAAGTCACCAGTCCGCAGGCTTTTGATGGCTTGCGCGCTGCGGGGCGCAAGCCGTGGCGGATATCAGCCAATCTGGCGGTGCCCGACCATAACGTGCCGACATTCAACCGAGCCGGCGGCATCATCGACCCGATTGCGCGCGCGCAACTGGCGGCGCTGGACGAGAACTGTGCCGAGTTCGGCATCACCAAGTTCGAGCTGATGGATGTGCGTCAGGGCATCGTCCACGTGATCGGTCCGGAGCAGGGGGCCACCCTGCCCGGCATGACCGTGGTCTGCGGCGATTCGCATACCGCGACGCACGGCGCCTTCGGCGCGCTGGCCTTCGGCATCGGCACCTCGGAGGTCGAACACGCGTTGGCCACGCAGACCCTGGTGCAGAGCAAGGCCAGGACCATGTTGGTGCGTGTCAGCGGTCAGGCTGGTCCGGGCGTGACCGCCAAGGACATCACCCTGGCGATCATCGCTCGCATCGGCACCGCCGGTGGCACGGGATACGTCATCGAATACGCCGGTGAGGCGATCGAGGATCTTTCCATGGAAGGTCGCATGACCCTGTGCAACATGGCGATCGAGGCCGGTGCCCGTGCCGGTCTGGTCGCCGTGGACGACAAGACCATCGACTACGTGCACGGCCGGCCGTTCGCGCCGCGCGAGGAGCACTGGGCGCCGGCCGTCGCGGCTTGGCGCGAGCTGCACTCCGACGCCGGTGCGCGGTTCGACCGCAGTGTCGAGATCGATGCCGCGAGCATCGAGCCGCAGGTCAGCTGGGGCACGTCGCCCGAAATGGTGGCGCCGATCAGTGGCCGCGTGCCCGATCCGCGGACGGCTCGCGATCCGGTACAGGCCGAAGGCTGGGCCCGCGCGTTGAAGTACATGGACCTGCAGGCCAGCATGCCGATCTCGGACATTCGCATCGACAAGGTGTTCATCGGCTCCTGCACCAATTCCAGGATCGAGGATCTGCGCGCGGCCGCGGCGGTGGTGCGCGGCCGGCGCAAAGCCGACAGCGTCAAGCTGGCGATGGTGGTGCCGGGTTCCGGGCTGGTCAAGGAGCAGGCCGAGGCCGAGGGCCTGGACCGTGTGTTCCTGGAAGCCGGTTTCGAGTGGCGCGAGCCGGGCTGTTCGATGTGTCTGGCGATGAACGCCGATCGCCTGGAGCCGGGCGAGCGCTGCGCCAGCACCTCGAACCGAAATTTCGAGGGTCGGCAGGGTGCCGGCGGACGTACCCATCTGGTGTCGCCGGCGATGGCCGCGGCCGCCGGCATCGCCGGTCATTTCGTCGACGTGCGTGAGCAGGAGAGCGTCTCATGA
- a CDS encoding LysR family transcriptional regulator, translating into MDLRDLTAFVEVAETGSVSAAAQHLHLSQPAVSKRLMSLEERLGHRLFDRIARRVMLTDAGRALLPYARRALGDIEDGRRAVASLGGTVAGRLSIGTSHHIGLHRLPPVLRAYTARHPQVDLDMHFMDSEVACEQVLAGKLELGIVTLPSQAPDSLECHVIWPDPLAVVAAPEHALAGLHKPSLADLAAHPAVLPDEQTYTHRIVRREFERHGLSPHIRLATNYLETLKMLAGIGLGWSVLPLSMLDETLRVVKISELHMHRDLGVVRHRRRTLSSAALAMIDSLLSQ; encoded by the coding sequence ATGGACCTGCGTGATCTAACCGCCTTCGTGGAGGTCGCCGAAACCGGATCGGTCTCCGCCGCCGCGCAACATCTGCATCTGAGCCAGCCGGCGGTCAGCAAACGTCTGATGTCGCTGGAGGAGCGGCTCGGCCATCGCCTCTTCGACCGCATCGCACGCCGCGTCATGCTGACCGATGCCGGCCGGGCGCTGCTGCCGTACGCACGGCGCGCACTGGGTGACATCGAGGACGGACGTCGCGCCGTGGCCAGCCTCGGCGGCACCGTCGCCGGTCGCCTGTCGATCGGCACCAGCCACCATATCGGCCTGCACCGCCTGCCCCCGGTGCTGCGCGCCTACACCGCGCGACATCCGCAGGTCGACCTCGACATGCATTTCATGGACTCCGAAGTTGCCTGCGAGCAGGTGCTGGCCGGCAAACTGGAACTCGGCATCGTCACGCTGCCAAGCCAGGCCCCGGATTCGCTGGAATGCCACGTGATCTGGCCCGACCCGTTGGCGGTGGTCGCGGCGCCGGAGCACGCGCTGGCCGGACTGCACAAACCCAGCCTGGCCGATCTCGCCGCGCACCCGGCGGTCCTGCCGGACGAGCAGACCTACACCCATCGCATCGTCCGGCGTGAATTTGAACGCCACGGCCTGTCGCCGCATATACGGCTCGCCACGAACTACCTGGAAACCCTGAAAATGCTGGCCGGCATCGGTCTGGGCTGGAGTGTGCTGCCGCTATCGATGCTGGACGAAACACTGCGCGTCGTTAAAATCTCCGAACTGCACATGCATCGTGACCTCGGTGTCGTCCGGCATCGGCGCAGAACGCTCTCGTCCGCCGCACTGGCGATGATCGACAGTCTCTTGAGCCAATGA
- a CDS encoding ATP-binding cassette domain-containing protein: MLLNLKNVSLSLGRSVVLDHAQLTIERGERVCLVGRNGTGKSTLMRLINGSQQPDDGEIVIDSGARISELPQDVPPGTEGSVFDVVAEGLGEAGRLVAEYHHLIESGSEDMGHLGRVQAALEAVDGWSLDARVETILTKLKLPGDAVFASLSGGLKRRVLLGQALVAEPDLLLLDEPTNHLDIDSIAWIEGFLVDWPGTLLFVTHDRAFLRRVASRIVELDRGTLSSWPGTYDDYLRRKEDALQAEAQQNALFDKKLAEEETWIRKGIQARRTRNEGRVRALYALREDFASRRNLSGKAKMQVQEAERSGKMVIEAEGLQFAHGERLLVRNFSATVLRGEKIGLIGPNGVGKTTLLKLLLGSLQPDQGTVRLGTKLEIAVFDQLRTALDAERPVWEQIADGREFIESPQGRKHVMGYLQDFLFTPDRARSPIKALSGGERSRVMLARLFAQPSNLLVLDEPTNDLDIETLDLLEEQLSEYSGTVLLVSHDREFLDRVVTRSFVFEGAGRIGDFIGGYSEWRRQAAAMPTSAPVANRSATKASTRAPAPAVAGRLSNQEKRELDALPQQIEALEGEQAQLASVLADPELYIRDRADAVSKQQRASEIEQALLLAYERWEALEALR; this comes from the coding sequence AGTCTGGGCCGCAGTGTGGTGCTCGACCATGCGCAGCTGACGATCGAGCGCGGCGAGCGCGTCTGTCTGGTCGGGCGCAACGGCACCGGAAAATCCACGCTGATGCGTCTGATCAATGGCTCGCAGCAGCCGGACGACGGCGAAATCGTGATCGACAGCGGCGCGCGCATCTCCGAGCTGCCGCAGGACGTACCGCCAGGTACCGAAGGCAGTGTCTTCGACGTGGTCGCCGAGGGTCTGGGCGAGGCGGGGCGTCTCGTCGCCGAGTACCATCATCTGATCGAAAGCGGCTCTGAGGACATGGGGCATCTCGGTCGTGTGCAGGCAGCACTCGAAGCGGTGGACGGCTGGTCGCTGGACGCGCGCGTCGAAACCATCCTGACCAAGCTGAAGCTGCCGGGCGATGCGGTGTTCGCTTCGCTGTCCGGTGGCCTCAAGCGGCGCGTGCTGCTGGGGCAGGCCCTGGTCGCGGAGCCCGATCTGCTGTTGTTGGACGAACCGACCAACCATCTGGACATCGACAGCATCGCCTGGATCGAGGGCTTTCTGGTCGACTGGCCGGGCACGCTGCTGTTCGTGACGCATGACCGCGCCTTTCTGCGCCGGGTTGCTTCGCGCATCGTCGAACTCGACCGTGGCACCCTGAGCAGCTGGCCCGGGACCTATGACGACTACCTGCGGCGCAAGGAGGACGCCCTGCAGGCGGAGGCGCAACAGAACGCATTGTTCGACAAGAAGCTCGCCGAGGAGGAGACCTGGATTCGCAAAGGTATCCAGGCTCGGCGGACCCGCAACGAAGGCCGCGTGCGTGCCCTGTATGCGCTGCGCGAGGACTTCGCGAGCCGTCGCAACCTGTCCGGCAAGGCCAAGATGCAGGTCCAGGAGGCCGAACGCTCCGGCAAGATGGTGATCGAAGCCGAAGGCCTGCAGTTCGCGCACGGCGAGCGCCTGCTGGTACGGAACTTCTCGGCCACGGTCCTGCGCGGTGAAAAGATCGGACTGATCGGACCGAACGGCGTCGGCAAGACCACCTTGCTCAAGCTCCTGCTTGGATCGCTGCAGCCCGACCAGGGCACGGTCCGCTTGGGCACCAAACTCGAAATCGCCGTGTTCGACCAGTTGCGTACGGCGCTGGACGCCGAACGACCGGTCTGGGAGCAGATCGCCGATGGTCGCGAGTTCATCGAATCACCGCAGGGTCGCAAGCATGTCATGGGCTATCTGCAGGATTTCCTGTTCACGCCGGACCGGGCGCGCAGCCCGATCAAGGCACTGTCCGGCGGCGAGCGCTCGCGCGTGATGCTGGCGCGTCTGTTCGCACAGCCTTCGAACCTCCTGGTGCTGGACGAGCCGACCAACGACCTCGACATCGAGACCCTGGATTTGCTCGAAGAGCAGTTGTCCGAATACAGCGGTACGGTCTTGCTGGTCAGCCACGACCGCGAATTTCTGGATCGCGTGGTCACGCGCAGTTTCGTGTTCGAAGGCGCCGGCCGTATCGGCGACTTCATCGGCGGCTATAGCGAGTGGCGCCGTCAGGCGGCCGCGATGCCCACGTCGGCCCCGGTCGCGAACCGTTCAGCGACGAAAGCGTCGACGCGCGCGCCGGCTCCCGCGGTCGCCGGGCGTCTCAGCAACCAGGAGAAGCGCGAACTTGACGCCTTGCCCCAACAGATCGAAGCGCTGGAGGGCGAACAGGCTCAGCTGGCCAGCGTATTGGCGGACCCGGAGCTTTACATCCGTGATCGGGCCGATGCGGTCAGCAAGCAGCAGCGCGCCAGCGAGATCGAGCAGGCGCTGCTGCTGGCGTACGAGCGTTGGGAGGCGCTCGAAGCGCTGCGATAG
- the truA gene encoding tRNA pseudouridine(38-40) synthase TruA — translation MRRWCAGVEYHGGAYSGWQAQNHHVSVQATLETALSRIANHPVRLIAAGRTDAGVHALQQVVHFDSDAARQADAWVLGSNTQLPADISLPWVKLVDENFNARYSALSRRYRYLIHNHRSRSALSGGRATWWTYPLDAACMHRAAQALVGTHDFSAFRASVCQSRTPVRNLLAIEVFRRGDFVVIDVIANAFLHHMVRNITGSLLMVGQGRHPETWIAELLAGRDRTRAGMTAPAAGLYFVGPRYPDGYGLPPPPEPWFPAG, via the coding sequence ATGAGGCGTTGGTGCGCCGGCGTGGAGTACCACGGCGGTGCCTATTCCGGCTGGCAGGCGCAAAACCACCACGTATCGGTGCAGGCGACGCTGGAGACGGCCCTGTCGCGGATCGCGAATCATCCGGTTCGTCTGATTGCGGCCGGCCGCACCGACGCTGGCGTCCACGCCCTGCAGCAGGTTGTGCACTTTGACAGTGATGCGGCCCGTCAGGCGGACGCCTGGGTGCTCGGCAGCAACACGCAGCTGCCGGCCGACATCAGCCTGCCGTGGGTGAAGCTCGTCGACGAGAATTTCAATGCGCGCTATTCGGCGCTGTCGCGTCGTTATCGCTATCTGATTCACAATCATCGTTCGCGGTCCGCGCTGAGCGGTGGCCGGGCCACCTGGTGGACCTATCCGCTGGATGCCGCGTGCATGCATCGCGCGGCTCAGGCGCTGGTCGGGACGCACGATTTTTCGGCGTTTCGGGCCTCGGTCTGCCAGTCGCGCACGCCGGTGCGGAACCTGTTGGCGATCGAGGTGTTCCGGCGCGGCGATTTCGTGGTGATCGACGTGATCGCCAATGCCTTTCTGCACCACATGGTGCGAAACATCACCGGCAGCCTGCTGATGGTTGGGCAGGGGCGTCACCCCGAAACCTGGATTGCGGAACTGCTTGCCGGCCGGGACAGAACCCGCGCGGGGATGACGGCACCGGCCGCGGGCCTGTATTTTGTCGGCCCGCGCTATCCGGACGGCTATGGCCTGCCGCCACCGCCGGAACCCTGGTTTCCCGCCGGTTGA